atgaaaacaaaaaagcaacagCAGTACAATCTAAAGCACAGAGGCAAAGAACAGGAGGCCACGACAACTCTCCGAAGTCCAGAAACTCAGCACAGATACAATGTGTTTCAGAGGAAGACACCCAGAATCCAGCGGGAGGGAGGAAGGTGCAGAGAGGTACCCAGTACATTCTGAAAAGGCTCTCTCCTGATCTCTGGAGGGAAGGCTGTCTCTGCTCCCTCCCACGCGGAGGGGGAAGCTGGCCCCCAGGGCTTCTGGACCCAGAAAGCGCTCCCGCAGCAGAGAGTGATTTTAGACTAGAAAGCCGGGAAGGAGGAAGCTGGATGGCGGTCCTCCTCCTTTTTCACTGGCCAGCAAACAGAGCCGTTTGCCTGATTTTTAAATCTGCAGAAGTTGGTGTGTCCGAGGTGGGACACGCTTATGGCGCGTGCTCCCCAGATCACGAAGCAGAGACTCTGAGTGGCACGAAGGCCAGTGTCCACCAAAGGACCATAGTCACCCGGGGCCAACTGGGGCGGGGAGGCGGGGCTTACCTGCAATGGTGCTTCCTGCTGGCGAGCCAGAAGGCACTGTCGCAGCCGTAGCAGTGAGCGGCCAGGTGGTCGGGAAGCCAGCGGGTCATCTGTGGGACAAAGACAGAGCCAGGTCAGCCAGGGGGACGGCGGCGTCGGCCTGAGAGGGCCAAGCCAAGGCAGAGGAGAGCAAGGGTTGATGCCGGCTCCTTCGGCTCCGACTCGAGAGATTTGGTCGTCAATAAAGGAAAGGCGTCCAAAGCATCTCCACCAAATTCCCCCTCAGAGAAAAGAAGTAGCCAAGAGCTCCCCGGTTCCCTACTCCAGCCTGGGGCCCGAACGGGCCCGCGACAATGAGTGCCTGGCATGTGGGTGTTTCCTGCTGCTTCTCAGAGAGCGTGTGGAGCTAGAGAGCTGGCAGTTGAAGGCACAGAGCCAAGGTGCCTGAGCGTTGCGGTGCCGTGCCGTGCCAGGGGTCCTGCCCTAACGGAAAGGGGCTGGGGAGATCACAAACAGCTCGACGGTTAGCAGCACAGGGAGTGAGTCTGTACCTCTGTGTCCTGTTTATCCACCTGCTCCCAGCTGGCTTCAGAGAAAATCTCTGTGCTGCAGCAAGACAAGCAGCTCTGATCCACATTGCTTTCCGAGTCGGGGATTGAGGTCTGTTGGCAAACAAACACAGCTGAACAGAACGAACCGGTCCCTCCTCCCCAGGGAACAAGGAAGGTGCAGGGGTAATGAGGACAGCTGGGGACAGAGATGAGCTTGCTCTGGGACAGCTGACCTTCAGAAGCACCGCCCTGCTGGTGGCTTAAGAGAAAGAACAGGGGGTCCAGGACAGCAGAGTACTTAAATGAGCCGTGTGTCGGGGCCATGGTAACTCGGAATGAGTGTGATCTCCCTTGGGTTGTCACAGGTTAACCAGGGGTGTGGAACTGGAGGGGCTAGGAGGGTGGAGCTGTGTTCACAGGGGTGATGAGCCTCTGGGGGGGCTATAGCTGTCGCCATAGCCAAAGCAGCCATCCCTAGCTAAAACCGAGAGCTTTGTGCCTGACCTCCTTTCTCTGAGGGATCcttggaaaatgaggaagaaaaagactgaaaagtcACTTTCACTTGGAAATGTTGGACAAACCCGCCTTTAATGAATGCATGCTACAAGAGCCAGGCCCGGAGGCCGGGGCCCTCTGGCTCCTCCCTCCGCAGTGACACAGCGTGACCGCCCGGCCAAGGGACAGCGAGTCCATTGAATGGAAGCTAAGTCGAGAAGGCCTTCCTCCTTGGCAAGTATATCTGGCGCTAAGCCCACCAACTACATTTTTCTCCCGGAGAGCCAGTCCTTCTGCACATGCAATGACTCCGGCTGTCCTCAGGCCCCACTCAAAGAACATCTACCCCCAGAGAGGCGAGCAAGATGGAGCACGATGGACGGACGCGACCGCGGCGGCCCCGGGGCAGGCCAGCCGGGGGCCTCTTTGGCCCTCACTCTCTCGCGGCCTTCCCCTCCACACCTGCCTTGGGGAGAGCCCCTTCAGGAAACGAGCTGGTGCGGCGGCTCCTTACCAATCCCCTGCCTCTGAGCAGGAGAGGCGCCGGGCCCTGGGGCCCGAGCCCAGTCTCTGTAGGCGGCGGCGCCTGATGAGGCCCAGCATACTCACCACTTCATCCCCAAAGTCCCCATTGAAGCGCAGGGAACTGTTCAGGTACTGACTCTCCAGGCGGCTTCTGAGCTCCTGCACCTGCTTCTTCAAAGTCTCCACTTCCTGCTGGTGGCCCGTTTCTATCTGGCGCAAGCGCTGCTGGATGGCGTCCGTGTAGACGGGCATGCCGTCATCGTCCAGGTGACTGCGAGCGGGCTGCTCCGGACTGCCGGCCGCCGGCTGCCTGCCCGGCTGGCCCTGCGACCACTTGGGGTGCGCGCTCCGCAGGGGGAGCTGGGCAGAGCCACCGCTCGCGGCAGACGTGCGTCGGCTCCAGGGCCCTTTGATCCGACTGCGCTCTCCCTCCAGACAGTGTCCGTTTGGGGCGGGGTATCTCTGGGGCACCGTCGGCCCGCCGGGCTTCTCCGTGGCCTTGTTCTCCGTCTCCAGGTCTCTGTTACAGACAATCTCCTCTTTACATTCGGCTAAGGGCAAGGCACAGGAAGAAGGCATCGGGCTGTGTGAAGTCCTGGCTACTTTTGATCCTGCCCTGGCCCTGTCTACCAGGCGCTCCCCATCAGCTCGAGAAAGTTCATCATCCCCACTGTCCATGAGGCAAGGTCTGTGACCAGCCCCTTGGGGGAGCTGATCCACTTTGGCCTCCCCTTCTGTCAGGGTTTCCACAGAACTTTCCACCGTGGGTGTTCTTGCTCCCAGGGGGAGAACTGTGGGCAGGGAGGTGCCATGGGAAACCTCAGGGTGCAGTGGGGCTTGATGGCTGTCCTCACCCACATCCCTGGGAGCACGGCTGCTCCCCGGTTCCTCCACAGAAGCCTCCTCCAGGCTGTCGCTCTGAGGGGGCTCCTGGGCATGGCTCGGTGGAGCCTCAGGTTCATCAGGGTGTCCCGGGAAGCCCGCCAGGAGCGGATGAGTACTGTTTCCTGGAGTGGTCGTCAGGTCCCCCAGAGCTGGCTCTGGTTTTTCAGGGTGCTCAGTGTCCTCCTGCTGGCTCTTCTCATTCAGGGGAGCCTCCTCTTTGGCCTCCACCACCTCGGTGCTGCTCCGCAAGGGGGTCTCCTCCAGACTCCCGTCCTCTTTAGTGGCCTCCTGCAGGATGTTCTCCATCTGACCTTCTGCCACCCCAGCGGCAACCGAGAGCTCGGCCCCCCCCAAGGCCTTGGCCTGTCTGCCCAAAGTATCCCCGTCACAGGGCTCCTCTCCCGGGCCGCCCAGGCCGCTCAGCTCCAGGGAGCGCCGATGTTCTTGCCACCGCTCGTTGAGGCTGGGGTCGCTGCTGCGCCGGCTGGTTGGGGGTACGCTGCTGTCGCAGACTGTTGTCAGGTTGTCAAACGAACGCGTCTTTGGTAGCCTGGGAAAGGAGAGGGCGGAAGATTAGAACCTCACTAAGGGGACCTCTGTGATTGGTCACTGGTATCTCACTGAGCCCACTCCAGGGATCCCAAAGGCCAGGCAGGATGAGCATCCGGGCCCTGAATCTACCCCAGGCTCTGGACCCACCCCAGATGGTCTAGTTAGGTGAAGGTGATGGGCcagtgaggaagggaagaaatagtGCGAGATGGACATAGAAATTCAATGCTCTGCATCTGTGAGGAAGACTGAAGGAACTCGAGACCATCCTTGGGTGCCCAGGACAAACTGCCGAGCCTCAAATATCACACCTGTCTCTCAAAAGGCAGCATGCtttgttcaacatatattggatcacttgccaaccaggggagggggtggggaaagggagggaaaaaattagaacacagagaTTGTAGGGGTGAATgacaaaaattacccatgtatatattttgaaaataaaaagccttaataaaaaattaagggaaaaaaaaaaagcacatttgcacatgtgcatgtatgtttGTACGCACATTACCAACACACAGAAAGAGCTGCTCATTAATCAGCCAGCCAACACTTCAGAGGGAGACCCGCAGAACAAATGTGTCTAAATTGTTTCACGACAAGTCTGAAAACCTTCTCGGAGCCGAGGATGTTTCCAGGTCCTGGAGGTCTCAGATGCCATGGATCAGGCCAACTCCTTCCCTGCGCATTCACACTCGCAGCCACACAAGGGCCTGCCAGGCCAGCAGCTCACCTACTCAGAGGCTGATCTTCAGGACTGGCACCGGGGACTGGGTACGGAGCACAGGTGTCATCAGCAGGGGTGGAAGGGGAGGGACACGGGAGGTACACGGCACTCCAGAGCATTAGGTTTCGCACATGGCACACTGGATATAGCACCTGAAAGGGAAACAAGTAGAAGCATGTGCTGATCAGACCTGGTAGCATGCTGATATTCTGCAGAAGAGTCAGAGGGAGGCtggaatatactttaaaaatcagttcAATAGGATCTGCTATTGGATTGGGGAGCACCAGACTTGGGATTCAGAATGCTTGCCGGCTCAGCCACTTAGCATTGTAATACTGGGAAAAGCCCTTCCCTTTGAAAGTGCtaaatggggggtggggggggggggagaacacCCAAAACCTTTACAGTAATTGTTTCTGATTAAGAGctctttttcaaaacatataggGTACAGAATCCCAAAAAATTAGAGagagacaaattaaaacaactcggTGGTGCCATCTAACACCTACCAGATTGGCTAATacaacagagaaggaaaatgacaaatggaggggatatgggaaactggaacactatTGCCCCATTAATGGAGTTGATCCAATGATTCTAGAGAGGAATTTGGAATCATACTCAAAGGACTGCAAAACTGTGCCTACCCCGTGATGCAGCAGTGTCACTACCGGGTCTATGCCCcctaagagatcatttaaaaaactaaaaagaatctataatgcaaaaatgtttctagcagctcttttcatggtggcaaagaactggcatataaagggatgcccatcagttggggaatggctgaacaagtggtAGAGGATTGTGATGGGATTTACTGTGCTGGAAGAAATGAGAatcaagatgctctcagaaagacCCGAGAAGactttaaacaaaagaaaagtcaagtgagcagaatcaggagaacacggTACACAATCATAGCAATATGACTGTATCATGATCAATAAGGAACGACTTAGCTACTCCAAGACAATAATCCAagtcaattccaaaagactcgtAAAAAAAGGTTTTCCATTTCCAAAGAGAAAATGGATGGCGTCTGAAGGAGacttttctttcactctttcttgtgcttttttttttttttttttttttgttcttttctcaatatggttaatatggaaataaatttcttGCTTTCCAAAtaagtggaggaggaagaatttggaactgaaaataaacattttttagaaGAGAAATGCACAAAATGAAACTTGTAAGATTAtaggaaaaaagatatttaaggTATATCTTCCAAATTCAGAACCAtcccaattggtaaatgatcaaagaagaaatcCAAAATAAATCAACTCAGAGATTCTAGCCCACACTCAAGATCGgcaaatataacaaaacaaaaaaaatcacaattattgGAAAAATTGTGGGGAAATAGGAACATTGACACACTAttctattggtggagttgtataACAGCTTCTAGAAAGGGACTGGGATGATCCATGGCTCAAAAGACAATTCAGCAATAATATGAGGCTCATATTCCAAAGGGAAGGCAGATatgaaaaataagcatttattaaggacctaccaCGTGCTAAGCACCGTGTtcagtgctttacaattattaattgTTGATCCTTACAAATTGAGCtgagaggtagttgctattatcatccccattttacatttgagaaactgaggcaaacagggtcaagtgatttgctcagtgtcacagAGCTAGTCAaggctgaggctgaatttgaattcaggtttttagCCCActagaaatgacaaaagggaCAATTTCATAGGAACTTCGGGAACCTTATATGAATTGTTGAGAGTGAAATGAGAAATAGAACtggaataatttatacaataataacataAAGACAAAGGCTATAAATGTTGAAAGactctaatcaatgcaatgaccaaccacaatccCAGAGGACAGAGGAAATGGACTCAAGATGAAACATGTGGTTTTCGATATGGCTAAtggggaaatttgttttgctcgaCTATGTATCTGTTCCAAGTGTTTCgctttatgttttctcttttctaatgagaagtgtaggaaagaaaaataaatgcttaagtgaaaaaattagaggggggggaaaaaaaaaaaaaaacaacttttcctTTTCTGGGAAAGTAAAAAGAGGCTTAATTCTCAGATTCCTTCCAGGTCTTCATTCTAGCCTGTGTTGTTTCCTGACCATACAAATTTGGTTGCACTCGAATTGAAAATTTAGTTGAAGCTCCCAGCCTACTATCCTTTGCCCAATTAAGCCTCCCCAGCCCTGAGTGGAGGCCGTCTGGATGGCCATGGGCCACTGTGAGGTCTCAAGGATAAGAAAATGTGATGTATTCAAGTGTTCTGCttctcctttattatttatttcacagGTCATCCGTCGTGGATAACACATCTCTATCAGTAGCTTGATCTTCAAATTTATGTTGTACGGCCTGAAGTGAGTCCTCATTGCTACTGGGTAATACTTTCCTCATCGCTTCCCTTCCACTCTCCACAGTGGCTCTTAAGCCCATTTCATCCTCCTCCAATCTCCCATGAGTTCCGCTTCTATTATCCCCCTTCCTTTTGAGGCCATTTGCCTCAAACTCTAACTTCCTCTCGTCTTCCTCATCTCACTTCACCCAGAAACCTCCTCCCATTTCTCCTCTTTCACAGGAAAAGCTAAAGTTACTCCTTAACAAGGAAGGCTAACTGCTCCCTTACTCAAATAGCCTCATTACATCTATCTCCTCCAATAGATTCCTTATTTCCAGTTTCTTTGTTCATGGCTCTTTCACACTGCCCTGCTCTTGGGGGCATTTCGCCTCTTTTTGTCTACCTCCATGTTGACTGGCCCAGGACAACCTTGACTGTGTGATAAAAGGAAGTGTCTGTTACACAGTGACTGTCGTTCCCCTTGGCACACAAGCTGGCCTTCCACACGGCTTCACAAAACGCAGTGAAGGCTGTTTCCCAGGATTCTTTAAATGAATCCTGAGGAGAGGAGGCCCCTAAAGCAGGAAGGGGGTGGCAGTGGCAGGGACAGCTGGCTTCAAGCTACATGGTGCTGGCTGGGACCTAGTGATATGCATATTAAATAACGAGCTAACAAAGCCTGCCAGCTCCTCTGAACAGCCTTCTTGACATGCCCTGGAGCTGAAAAAAGCTCTCTGACAAAGGGAATATTATCATAGCCTGAGATCCTCCTTACTGGGCTCCCTCTCAAGAGGGCTGTCACCTCCGGCATACAGGGGTGAGCAGAGCTGGAAAGGGTCACCTCTGGGAGCTTTTCTACAAATGAGTCCAGAATCTCAACTTCTCTTTCTTGGCCTGTGAGCACAGAGATGCTCATGTGTGCACATAGACACACACGCTCCCTTATACACAGACAGATACCACGAGACAAAGGATTAGACAAACACAgacatctccccctcccccctcccagacACCCACCCACCACTTTTAAACACAGCAGCTCTTAATCTCTGCTTTTCCTTTCAAAGGTACAAAAAGATCACTGTGGTAACTATAATAACCCGCAGCTAGGGGAAGGTGTTCTGGGCAGGAAGGCCGCCTGGACCGGTGGATGATGTGAAAACAATGTGCTGGTGGGTAAAGTTCCCCGCCACAGGGCCAAATCTACTAGGTCAGAAGTCATAAGGAGACCACAGGGAAGATTCAGACACAGCCACAGGAAGGTAGCGAAGGCCGTCTGACCCTGATGGCGCAGCATGGATGCCCCAAAACCTTGGGCTCCAGGCCCAGCTCAGCCACCTTGACCAAATCACCCAGGGAGACCCACAAGGGACCCTCCCTTTctacattttaaagttaaaacGCCTCCTCTGGAGAACTGCTGAGCTACTGCCCAGAATATGCTCCACAAGTGGGGCTCTTGGTAGGTGAGGGTCAATCATGACGGGGATTCTGCTGGTAGTCCTGAGTCCCCTAAGAAGGCAGAGCCCCGCCTCCTCCTGGCTGGCCCCCATACCCCCCCCCCTCCCTTGAGCCTCCAAGAGAAGAGAGACATACGCACAGTTTCTGACTGAGAAGAATAGAGCAGGTTCTTGAAGGCCTTGTTGGCTGCCCGAAGCAGAGACCAGACAGAGCAGGTCCGTTCCTGAGTgtgtttttctcctctctccttcgcATTGTTGCACAGGAATGTTCCAAAGAGGCAAGAGTAGGTGTGTTGTACCAACTTGACCTGCGGAGAGTCAACACGGCCGCATCACAAAACCAGGAGGGGACCGGGAGAAGGCTGGTCATCAGGCTCGTGCCAGGAAGCAGCCCCAGCACTCCTGGGAaaccctctctctctgtctttcatatACCCACACCATACATGTGCATTTAATCATATCTGCAAAGGTGGTAGTAGGGCTCCGTATGAATTTTTGCTTAATCCTCTCTACCCTAAAGGTATCATTATTCTCCTTTTCAGATAAGGAGAATGAGATTCAAAGCGGTGATCCTCACCAGGAGagcccctttctcccttcctgtcAGAGCGGCAGACCAAAGTCCAAGGAGAGTAAAGGGCAGTCCCTGTGCTTTTAACGTAACTTCCAGAGTAAAAGCTCGACGGGGCCATCAGCCTTGCTTCTCTGGCTGGCTCAGCGCTCACAGCCGAGTTCCCCCTTGgtacctccctccccccaccctgctTCTGGTGAACCTGCCCATGCATGGGACAAGGATATTTaacaggagagagaaaagagccaCTTCCCTCCCAGCCCCCATCCAGTCCCCAAGTGCGTAGCCCCCGCTGTCCAGAGAGCCCCACACTCACAAGGAATGCTTCATTGAACTCAAAAGAGCAAGGGAACTGCCTCTGGAGCTGGTGGACACAGTCCAGCCACTGCAGAAACACGGGGCAACGTTCATTCAGATCATCCGAGTTCTCCCCATGGCCACAGCGATCGGCAAACTTATGGCCAAAATCAAGCCATTCCATCTCTACGAGCACTTGGAAGCCCTGGGAGGGGAGAGAAGCAAAGCCGGTCAATGCACGCCACCCACTTGTGTGCCACCAGAGGGCTGGGCGGGCTCCTCACGGGCACCACGGCCGTGCGGTAGCCCCGCCTTTTCCCTTTCAGAATCTGGGAGTTCCTAGATGGGATACCACAGCCCAGAACTTCTCTGCCCAAGAGCCCCTGAGACTCAGCCTCAGAGTCTCACCCTTAGAGTCTCTTCTAACAGTGCTCAGTAATTCAAACAACCTTCCTGGAGTCACAGGGCCCCAGACACATGAAGTTCTCCCGGGCTGATCCTCCCCCTTCTCAGGGGGGTCAGGGGCCTCTGGCTGGTTGATCTGGGAAGAGCACAGGTAACCGATGGTACCAGCACGTAACCTCCCACGGGCCAAGCCAAAGGACAAAGGGAGACATGGAGCCGTCCTGGTCTCCAGAACAAGTCATTGCCATGCTCTCATTGCCCCAGGGCCCAAGAGGTAAAGGGGACCAGAGCAGGCAACACAAAGCCAAATGAGGCTGCTTGCCAGGGCAGGAGAGGCCCATGTGCAAATAACTCCATACAAAGGAAAATCTGGGAGGGGGAGAACAATGGGCTCCGCTATCAGAGGAGGGAAAGACTGCCTCTAACTGAAGagaccaggaaaggcttcatgggaGAATCTCACTGGAGCCAGAGCCCACAGGATGAGGAAGATGCCAgcagagaatggcttgaataaaAGCACAAAGTAAAGAACGAGATGCACGTAGAAGAGAACGAGTGTTCTAGCTTAGCTGGAGTGAGGCTGTGTGAGGGGGTTGGTGTGAGGAAACACTGAAAGCAAAGACTCAGGATGCCAGCAAGTGGCAGCTCCTAACGCTCCTGAGCAGAGGACAGCAGAGCTGGAGGCCACGGCAGCAGCCACAGGCTTCCCCCTCCAAGAGCTGCCCCCCACATCAGACCACCAAACCATCCCCCATACACACCTCTATGGTTCGGTAGTAGGGATCCAGCAGGAGTTTGGACAGCGCCACGATCTGCGGTGTGCGATCCCAGCCATCGGAGCAATGTACCAACACTGGCCGCTGATCGCGGTCCACGGCGTGAACGACCAGCAGGGCCGACTTCAGCAGCACCGATAAATGCTGCAGCCACTTGGTACTTTCGAGAGCAGAAAGCCAactagagacagaaacagatctGTGATGATGGGAGAACGCAAACCTGCTTCTCACAATATGCTTCTGAACGTCCTATATTCTGAAACGCCACATGACCTAACGAGAAACCGCAGCAGCATCTGCGCAGGGGTCCAAATCCAGCCTCCTGCCCTACCTGCAGCACATCCACAAATCAAGTACTGGGGCCCGGAACCTCACTCCTGCAGCTAGAGTCCTCTGGGAGATTAGCCCACAGCTGGGGCAAACCCTGGGGCCCTTGGCCTTGGAGCCCACTCCAAAAACCTCCCACAACTTGTGTCTGGCCTCCAACTACCACCTGAAGGCCTGGGCACACTCTGGATCACCCGTGGCTCTGCCACTAGCCTTCTGGGGAGTTTTTCCTTCACAAGCACAGCCAGGCTAACAATGAGCTCTCCCAGGTCCAGCTTCCTCGACAGTCTTGCTTGCCCTGGAGCTAATGAGGCGGGCAGGAGGGCTAAACCCCCATATCTGAAAGGAAGAGGGTTCAACTGATTCTGCTTGGCTCCAGTGGGCAGGACTGCCACAAGCAAGTGGTACTGTGGAAGAAAACAGTGTCCCAAGCAGGCCTGGCTCCTCCCTGGTAAGTGCCTAGGCAAGGGCTCTGGGATCCCCACCACTTGGAGTCCTGCCCTGACGCTCTCCTGCAGCCTTCCTGACAAGTTGGTCAGCCAGCCTAGGCTCTCTCCAAGCCACATGAGGCCGTTCTCTCTGATGTCCAGCTGGGGCCAACACCCAACAACTTCTTCTTGCAGGGGTGATGGCTCTGATGGACCTTTTCTTCCACGTACCCAGAATTCATACCCCTTCTTAAGTTCCCCATTTCCACTGATGACCCCGCCATCTTTCCAATCCCCTGAGTTCCAAACCTCGGAGCCTCTGTAGACACTTTTCCATGCCTCCGTCTCCTTCTCCGGTCGAGGGCCGCGTCTGCCAGAACCTGTGACCTCACTGGCCACACTGCCTCTTCTCAAATCCAAGCCCTCTCCAGCCTTCTCCAAGCTGCCCAAGTGACAGTCCTCAGCAGTTACGAGTATGGTAATCTTCCGGGCACAAATCCCCCCTCGGCATCAGTGTGCTTCTCCTTGTTTCCAGCCTTCTTCGAGAAGCCTCACCTTCTTTCTTCACCTTCACCCAAGCTTGCCTCCAAGCACATTCCAGGTGTCACCTCCAAGACAAACTCTCCAACCACGCCCCCATGCCCACACTGCATCATTACAATGAGAACGTCTGCCATGCCTCTGGCCCATGTGCGCCAGCGGTCAGAGCTATCTCTCTGTGAGGAGCACCTGGCCGCACACCATCGAGTCTCGGCCTTGTTCAGGCTACTGCGGGCCTCACTGCTGGGGGGCCTTTGGGTCCCGAGGATGAGCCGACTCTTTTCTCCCCACTCAAGTTCCTCTGACCAGATCTTCTGGCCTGTGTGGAGCCTTTGGGGCCTGGTGGGGGTCTTCTGCCTTCAGGTCCTAAACCATGCAGAGAAAGCTCCCCAGGGCAGGGGCAGAGCAAGGCTTTCTCTAGAAGGCTTGCTGCCCTTCAGACCCTGGCTTGGCTTCTCCGGTAAGGCCTTTCCTAGGGAAAGGCTGATTATTCCTGGCTCAACCAGGCTGCTTATCATGCAATGACCTGACCCAATGTTGTGCAAGCGGCTTTGCTTCCAACAGCCTACGCCGTCCTGCCTGACCCCGCTCAGTCCGAGCGTCTCGCCGTGGGGGCTGCTCTGGCTCCTGGCACGGCACACTGAACTTTGGGCAAGGGTGGGGGTAGGGGAGTGTCAGCATGTATCTATCGGGGTCTTCTGGCCAAACGGCTCTGCTTTCACCAATGCTAATCCAACAGTTCCTGAGAACAAAGATGGCCGCTGCCCAGCTCGCATTAAACCTTTCTTCCTACACATTCAAATTCCTATTCCTctttaataattgaaaaatgcTAAGGGGATGCTCTGGACCACTAAGGGAGGCAGGCCCACTAATGCTGTGCGCCATGGCAGCGCCACACAGAACTCCCTGATTTGGGCCGAGTCTGGGGGAGCTTTGGGCTGACGCTGGCCAGCCTTGTTTGGGAACCAACTCTGGGAAAGGAATGACCTTCCCTTGTCTCGGGGACAGAGTCCATGGGAACCGAAGGAGGTCAGCGGGGAAAATCAGCAGCATCTGAATGATGCCAGTGTGTGAGGGCATGGAGAAAGGCCTAGAGGAGCCAAGTCCTGGTCTCGGCTGTGGCTGAgaaaccctgagcaagtcacgtTATTGCTCCCCCTCAGGTATCTATGGCAGTAGTCTGTGTCTGcgtctggggggggagggggggggcgcAAATGCTGAGGGCTGTAGTGATGGCAGCTATGGAGATAAATTCTGCTGGACCAAAATCAGCTCAGAACCAGAAGAGGTTCCAGGAAAACTGACAAATTTCTCCACTGTGCTGACCATCTCTCCATCTTTAAACACTTCCCACAGTTCCTAATCCCTGCTCTGCTTTTCCTTTGTGCTCACATGGAAGAGGGGTTTGGTCCCCAAACAACTAGACAAGGAGAGGCAGGGGCCCGGGGTCAGCACCACGGGAGCACAGGACAAAGGAGGGCAATGCTTACTTTCCCGGGTCTGGCATCTGGGTACACAGCAACCGCAGGGACTGAAAGCTCTTCCGAATTGAATGAATGTTCGCCATCCCCATGAACACCACTTCGCAGTTGGGATAGTACTCTGGAGAGGGGGACAAGGAGAACATAAACACGCTGAACACAAGAACCAACTGCAAGCCCGCCCCTATGGCTATGGGGCGAGTCACGGAGGCCCTGGTGAGGAAGAAGGGCTGTCTGGCACCTTCAGTGGCTCTCTGAAGGAGAAAATGCCCGTTCTGTGCCCCACAGCAGGGGGAGGGGGCCACACTTATGCCAACAAGACCTCAGGCTGCCCCAAGGCCTCTACAGCCCCTTGCTGCTCTGGCTAGACTAACGTGAAGGGTGGCGCAGCAGTCCTGGTTTCCAATCCTAGCTTAACCCCTTGCACAGGAAACAGAGGAGGCCCCAAAGGACAAATCCTGGCCCGACAAGGGGCTGCTCTAGGCCTTCACTGAGGGGCCACGGCTGCTGGAGCCTCTGTGCCCCCAGGAGCCCCAGGCAGGAAGAGGCACCAGCATGTGCTCAGCTAAAGGCCCAAGAGGATCTGAGAAGATCCTTACAATTTACAGCAAGCTTCCACATAGGAA
This sequence is a window from Sminthopsis crassicaudata isolate SCR6 chromosome 1, ASM4859323v1, whole genome shotgun sequence. Protein-coding genes within it:
- the MTMR3 gene encoding phosphatidylinositol-3,5-bisphosphate 3-phosphatase MTMR3 isoform X4, whose protein sequence is MDEETQHSLECIQANQIFPRKQLIREDENLQVPFLELHGESTEFVGRAKDAVIALSNYRLHIKFTESLVNVPLQLIESVECRDIFQLHLTCKDCKVIRCQFLTFEQCQEWLKRLNNAIRPPSKIEDLFSFAYHAWCMEVYASEKEQHGDLCRPGEHVTARFKNEVERMGFDMNNAWRISNINEKYKLCGSYPQELIVPAWITDKELESVASFRSWKRIPAVVYRHQSNGAVIARCGQPEVSWWGWRNADDEHLVQSVAKACASDSRSSSGKILNGSCPREFSNGGDLSDVEFDSSLSNASGAESLAIQPQKLLILDARSYAAAVANRAKGGGCECPEYYPNCEVVFMGMANIHSIRKSFQSLRLLCTQMPDPGNWLSALESTKWLQHLSVLLKSALLVVHAVDRDQRPVLVHCSDGWDRTPQIVALSKLLLDPYYRTIEGFQVLVEMEWLDFGHKFADRCGHGENSDDLNERCPVFLQWLDCVHQLQRQFPCSFEFNEAFLVKLVQHTYSCLFGTFLCNNAKERGEKHTQERTCSVWSLLRAANKAFKNLLYSSQSETVLYPVCHVRNLMLWSAVYLPCPSPSTPADDTCAPYPVPGASPEDQPLSRLPKTRSFDNLTTVCDSSVPPTSRRSSDPSLNERWQEHRRSLELSGLGGPGEEPCDGDTLGRQAKALGGAELSVAAGVAEGQMENILQEATKEDGSLEETPLRSSTEVVEAKEEAPLNEKSQQEDTEHPEKPEPALGDLTTTPGNSTHPLLAGFPGHPDEPEAPPSHAQEPPQSDSLEEASVEEPGSSRAPRDVGEDSHQAPLHPEVSHGTSLPTVLPLGARTPTVESSVETLTEGEAKVDQLPQGAGHRPCLMDSGDDELSRADGERLVDRARAGSKVARTSHSPMPSSCALPLAECKEEIVCNRDLETENKATEKPGGPTVPQRYPAPNGHCLEGERSRIKGPWSRRTSAASGGSAQLPLRSAHPKWSQGQPGRQPAAGSPEQPARSHLDDDGMPVYTDAIQQRLRQIETGHQQEVETLKKQVQELRSRLESQYLNSSLRFNGDFGDEVTSIPDSESNVDQSCLSCCSTEIFSEASWEQVDKQDTEMTRWLPDHLAAHCYGCDSAFWLASRKHHCRDTDRVDPLWNCGNVFCSSCCNQKVPVPSQQLFEPSRVCKSCYNSLHPTSSSLDLELDKPIAATSN